AACTCCAGATCGAACAGCCCACAGGAACCCGAGTGCCCGCCGTCGACGGCTGGGCAGGAGCTCAGAGCGCTACGGCGCGCTCACCGCTCCTGAATGGCGCCGACAGCCTCGGGAGTAGGGTGCTCAGTATCCCGTCCGCGGAACAGCAGCAGCGCCCCGCCGAGCACCGTGACGGCACCGCCGAGGCACACCGCCCACGGAACCAGTGGGCCACCGGCACTCGGAAGGGCGAACAACAGCGACACGACGGCCGCGGCCAGGAGCGAACTGAGAGCGGCGACGGACGCTGTCGTCGAGACGACCCGCCCGGTAAGCGCTGTCGGCGCGGCCTCCAGGAGCATGGGCGATTGCACGACGGCGTAGAGGCTGAACAGGAATCCGCTCACGAACATGAGCGCGAAGGACACGAAGTGATCCGGCGTCCACGCCAGCAGCCCGTAGCTCACTCCCAGCGCCGCAAGGCTTGCGGCGAAAAGCCGGTGGAGGTTCCCGTGTGCGACCAGCCGATGCGCGGCCACCGCCCCCACGAAACCGCCCACCCCGAACAAGGAGGATCCCAGTCCGTAGTCGATGAGGGTTCCGCCTTTGGTGTCCACCCAGAGCAGCACCAGGGCCACGTTGTTCACACCCAGCGGCACGCCGTAAAGCACCGATCCGAACAGCACGAAACGGAGCCGGGGCACCGTCCAGGATGCCTTCCACCCCTCGACCAGAGAGGTGAGGAATCCGGGCCGAGCGCTCACGGGAGGCGCTCCGTCACCGGTCGTGCGCGGGAACCCCGCGAGGCTCAGGACCGTGCCCACGGCGAACAGCAGGGTGATGAGGAGCAAGCTGAACTCGAGGCCGGCGGAGGTGAAAGCGAACGGCCCCAGCGACGCCGACACGATGCTCAGCGCGGTGAGCACGGTCATGGAAAGACTGGAGGCGGATCCCCGCAGTTCCTGCGGCACGTACTGCTGGACGGCCTTGGCCCGGGCCGCCGTGAACAACTGGTTCACCGTGGAGCAGCAGACCACGAGCACGAGCAGGACCACGGCCAGAAACGGCACCTCGGTCCGGCCCAGATAAGCACTGCCCGCGGCGCCCGCAGCGAGCCCCGCACGGGCCGCCGTCGAGATCTTCAGCGAGAGTGCGGCGCCGAGGGAGTCCGAGCAGACCCCCATGACGGCCGCACCGAAGATCCTCGGGACCGTGGACAGCACCACGTAGGACCCGAGGAGCAGGGAGCGCACCCCCGGATCCGTGGCCGTGGCGGCGACGATCCAGCAGTACACCACGGATTCCAGGAGGAACTCCGCGAAGACGGTCGCCGACATCACCTGCAGGAGACGGCGGAACCCCGGGATCCGCAGGACGGAACCGCGCGCGTCACTCACGTCGGTCCCGCCCACGGGCACATCAGTTTCCGAGGTCTCCGGGCTGCGGCAGACCCAGGTCATCGTTGCGGGGCAGTTCCTCGACGTTGACGTCCTTGAACGTGATGACCCGGACGTTCTTGACGAAGCGAGCCGTGCGATAGACGTCCCAGACCCAGGCGTCGGTGAGCTTCAGGTCGAAATAGACCTCGCCGTCGGCGCTGCGGGCGTTCAGGTCCACGTGGTTCGCCAGATAGAAGCGCCGTTCGGTTTCCACGACGTAGCTGAAAAGCCCCACCACGTCCCGGTACTCCCGGTACAGCTGGAGTTCCATCTCCGTCTCGTAGTTCTCAAGATCCTCGGCACTCATGCCTCCATCTTCCCCCAGGCGGGACGTGAGTGCACACCGGCTCGTGGGCGGGCCGTCAGGCTCAGAGGAGTTTCCAGCTCCGACGGTGGTGATCGCACGGCCCGAGCTGCCGGATCGCGTCCTTGTGCGTGGCGGTGCCGTACCCCTTGTTGACGTCCCACCCGAAGGCCGGGTGCTCGCCGGCCAGCTCGGCCATGATGGCGTCACGCTCCACCTTCGCCAGGATGCTGGCGGCCGCCACGCCCTGGCAGTCCATGTCCGCCTTGATGCGCATGGTCACCGGGATGTCGCGGATGTCCACTGCGGGCGCGACGACGGCGGTCCCACCGCCGCGCGAACCTGCCGCGCCGTCGTCGGCGGCGAAGCCTGTGGTCACCGGGGCGGCACCGGTCACCGGGGCCGCACCGGCAGGAGCGAACAGGTCGAAAAGAGACTCCTCCGGCCTCCGGAGCCAGTTGTGCTTGCCGTCCAGCAAGACGGCGTCCGCCCGTCCACCCGCGGCCACCACGCCATGCCAGGCACGCTGCGCGGCGAGGGCCAGCGCCTCCACGATCCCCAGCGCGTCGATCTCGGCCGCTGCGGCGTGCCCCACGGCGCAGAACGCAGCCCATTCCCGGACCACGGGTGCGAGTTCCTCCCGGCGGGCGGCCTTGAGCAGCTTCGAATCCCGGACATCGGGCAGTTCCACGAGCGCCGTGAGGTCCAGCACCGTCAGGCCCACACTCACGGGTCCGGCCAGCGCTCCGCGGCCCACCTCATCGAGGCAGGCGAGATACCGGACGGACGGCCCGGCCAGGGACCGTTCCATGTCGAGGGTGGGAGCGGCCATGGTTACTCCCCCGAGTGGGTGGTGCCCGCCGCGGCACCCTGGTCCGGGCGGGTGTCCTCGGCCGCCTTGGACGGAGCCGGAACGTCCTTGAACACATCCGGGTAGTTGTCCAGCACGGACATACGGTTCAGCGGCAGCACGATGACCGCGGCCCGGCCCTGGATGTCCTTGATGTCGATGAAGCCGCTGCCCGGCCCCTCCACATGAGACCGGGAGTCCGCGGAGTCATTCCGGTTGTCCCCCATGACCCAGACCTTGCCTTCGGGGACCACCACGTCGAAGGGCTTCACCACGGGCGCGCTGTCCGGGTTGATGTACTTCTCGTTCAGACTGGCGCCGTTGATCTGAATCCGCCCTTGCGCGTCGCAGCACACCACGTGATCTCCGGGCAGCCCGATGAGCCGCTTGACCAGGTACTGCTTGGTGTCATCGGCCTGCAGACCGAGGAACACCAGGGCGTCCCCCACCCACGCGAACGGGCCGCGGCTCTCGACCGGCGCGGGCGCGAGCCAGCCCTTCGTGTCCCGGAAGACCACCACGTCGCCGCGCTCCAAGCCGATCGGATTGGGCACCAGGCGGTTGACGAAGATCCGGTCGTTCACCTCGAGCGTGTGGACCATCGACGGACTCGGCACGAAGAAGGCCTGGAACAGGAAGGTCTTGATGAGGAACGACAGCAGCACCGCGGCGGCGACGATGCCACCGACCTCCTTCACGAAGGACAGCAGCGGATGGTCCTTCTTCCGTTGCCGCGCCCGGCTCTTGCGATCCTGCGGACCCTCTTCAGGCTGGGGTTCCGGTTCGGGAAGGTGTGCTCCCAATGCCGTCCTTCCGTTCAGGTCACGGGCCAGTTGCCGGTGACGGAATCTGTCCAAATCTATCAAGAGGCCACACGATGCTTTCCGCTGTGCCGATGACACGGCCGAGCGGGATCATGCCGCCGCCGGGAGCGCCGAGCAGGGATCGTGAGTCCCGGGACACCGAGCGATGATCGCCCATGACCCACAGACGATCCTCCGGCACTTTCACATCGAAGGTGAAGTCACTCGCCGTGTCCCCAGGAAACAGATAGCTTTCCGGCACGGGTTTGCCGTTCACGTCGAGTTTCCCGTCCACGGTGCAGCACCGCACCCGGTCCCCGCCCACACCGATGACACGCTTGACGTACACGGTGTCGTGCCCGATCACACCGAGCCACTGCCCGACCGCGGTGAACGCGTCGAGCACGGGACCCCGTCCGCTCTCGGCCGGGTCCAGAGAACCCCGTCCGTCGAACACGACCAGGTCACCGCGCTGCGGCGGACGGCCCTGGAACGCCGTGCGGGACACGGCGATCCGGTCCCCCTCCCGCAGCAGCGGCTCCATGGAGGCGGAGGGGATGTAATACACGTCCACCCACAGGGCGCGGACGCAGGAGACCAGAAGGATGGCGAGAACCACCCCGGAAGCGACAAAACGCCAGCTCCGCAGAGGGTTCTGGCGTTTTGTCGTCTTCATGCGAAGGAAGATCCCAGGAGCGTCCTGCCGAGGCGGAGACGCAGACCTGAAGACTTACTTGGCGTTGCTGAAGTCGCGCTTTTCCTTGATCTTCGCAGCCTTGCCGCGGAGCTTGCGCATGTAGTACAGCTTGGCGCGACGCACGTCACCACGGGTGACGAGCTCGATCTTCTCGATGATCGGGGAGTGCACCGGGAAGGTACGCTCCACGCCGACACCGAAGGAGACCTTGCGGACCGTGAAGGTCTCGCGCACGCCGGCGCCCTGACGACCCACGACGAAGCCCTGGAAGACCTGAACACGGCTGTTCTTGCCTTCGATGATGTTGACGTGCACCTTCAGGGTGTCGCCGGGGCGGAAGTCGGGGACATCGTTGCGCAGCGACGCTGCATCAATGGAATCGAGGATGTTCATATCCATACTCCTGGCGGGCGCCACAGGTCATCCGCTTGGGTAGCCAGCGCCGCGACGGCCGGAGCCGGGCACGGTGCTGAAGTTGCAAGCCGCGGTCCCCTTGTGGGTTCCGCGGTGGTCCTCTTGTTGACGGCACACCCCCTGTGGCAGGCGGCAGCCCAATGGACACCAAGAATCAATTTTGCCACAGCCACGGGAGCGAGGCCAATCCGGCGTCCGGCAGGGCAAGCCCTTCCCCACCGGCGTCAGCGCGCGGCGCGTCAGGCTCCGGCGTCGCCGCTCTCGGGACGGCGCACCAGGCGGCCGCCGACGACGTCGTACCCCAGCGCCGAAAACGCCTCGCGGTCCGCGCGGGGCAGCTTCGCCGCGTCGA
The nucleotide sequence above comes from Arthrobacter woluwensis. Encoded proteins:
- a CDS encoding DUF2469 domain-containing protein — translated: MSAEDLENYETEMELQLYREYRDVVGLFSYVVETERRFYLANHVDLNARSADGEVYFDLKLTDAWVWDVYRTARFVKNVRVITFKDVNVEELPRNDDLGLPQPGDLGN
- a CDS encoding ribonuclease HII, with the protein product MAAPTLDMERSLAGPSVRYLACLDEVGRGALAGPVSVGLTVLDLTALVELPDVRDSKLLKAARREELAPVVREWAAFCAVGHAAAAEIDALGIVEALALAAQRAWHGVVAAGGRADAVLLDGKHNWLRRPEESLFDLFAPAGAAPVTGAAPVTTGFAADDGAAGSRGGGTAVVAPAVDIRDIPVTMRIKADMDCQGVAAASILAKVERDAIMAELAGEHPAFGWDVNKGYGTATHKDAIRQLGPCDHHRRSWKLL
- the lepB gene encoding signal peptidase I; translated protein: MGAHLPEPEPQPEEGPQDRKSRARQRKKDHPLLSFVKEVGGIVAAAVLLSFLIKTFLFQAFFVPSPSMVHTLEVNDRIFVNRLVPNPIGLERGDVVVFRDTKGWLAPAPVESRGPFAWVGDALVFLGLQADDTKQYLVKRLIGLPGDHVVCCDAQGRIQINGASLNEKYINPDSAPVVKPFDVVVPEGKVWVMGDNRNDSADSRSHVEGPGSGFIDIKDIQGRAAVIVLPLNRMSVLDNYPDVFKDVPAPSKAAEDTRPDQGAAAGTTHSGE
- the lepB gene encoding signal peptidase I gives rise to the protein MKTTKRQNPLRSWRFVASGVVLAILLVSCVRALWVDVYYIPSASMEPLLREGDRIAVSRTAFQGRPPQRGDLVVFDGRGSLDPAESGRGPVLDAFTAVGQWLGVIGHDTVYVKRVIGVGGDRVRCCTVDGKLDVNGKPVPESYLFPGDTASDFTFDVKVPEDRLWVMGDHRSVSRDSRSLLGAPGGGMIPLGRVIGTAESIVWPLDRFGQIPSPATGP
- the rplS gene encoding 50S ribosomal protein L19; protein product: MNILDSIDAASLRNDVPDFRPGDTLKVHVNIIEGKNSRVQVFQGFVVGRQGAGVRETFTVRKVSFGVGVERTFPVHSPIIEKIELVTRGDVRRAKLYYMRKLRGKAAKIKEKRDFSNAK